From Staphylococcus delphini, one genomic window encodes:
- a CDS encoding LCP family protein has translation MNKGFKFLLNLLAFMLIIVPTIFAFILFNSSKNAFDDSFSQSDERQSQLRDSKVNAAKQPISILFLGIDDSSTRRKNGQNPENARTDAMILSTMNPDKHQIRLLSIPRDTLSYIPEVGYYDKITHAHAYGGPEASMRTVEANLNVPVDYYVRINMEAFAKTVDELGGIEYDVPYDLNEPNTKDKGRIKLKKGKQQLNGDEVLAVTRTRKQDSDLKRGQRQMEVLKILFKKAQETKSLHKLDDIIEIVGKNSKHNLSYLEIKALATNYLANDVDIQSQQLKGENELLNGIYYINPDVDNLIETSNTLRKDLGLAPIKDRNQFLVERVKAYYGDIPPLTYLEESLLQDVKKLIPNDEKNDQNNTGEAADNTSGATNNQEQGVPEQSQNPDGSYY, from the coding sequence ATGAATAAAGGATTCAAATTTTTACTCAATTTATTAGCTTTCATGCTTATCATTGTTCCTACAATTTTCGCATTCATTCTTTTTAACTCATCAAAGAATGCTTTTGACGACTCATTCTCACAATCGGATGAGCGTCAATCCCAATTAAGAGATTCAAAAGTCAATGCTGCCAAACAACCTATCTCTATTTTATTTCTAGGTATAGATGATAGCAGTACAAGAAGAAAAAACGGGCAAAACCCTGAAAATGCGCGTACCGACGCAATGATCTTATCAACCATGAATCCTGACAAACATCAAATACGTTTGCTCAGTATCCCTCGTGACACGCTAAGTTACATTCCAGAGGTCGGTTATTATGATAAGATTACGCACGCGCATGCATACGGTGGACCAGAAGCTTCAATGCGTACGGTAGAAGCGAATTTAAATGTCCCAGTTGATTACTATGTGCGTATTAATATGGAAGCTTTTGCCAAAACTGTAGACGAACTTGGTGGTATTGAATATGATGTCCCATACGATCTGAACGAACCGAACACAAAGGACAAAGGTCGTATCAAACTTAAAAAAGGAAAGCAACAGCTTAACGGTGATGAAGTGCTTGCTGTGACACGTACACGTAAGCAAGACTCTGATTTAAAACGTGGGCAACGACAAATGGAAGTATTAAAAATATTGTTCAAAAAAGCCCAAGAGACTAAATCTTTACACAAATTAGATGATATCATTGAAATTGTAGGAAAAAATTCAAAACACAACTTAAGTTACTTAGAAATCAAGGCACTCGCGACAAACTACTTAGCAAATGATGTAGACATTCAATCGCAACAACTTAAAGGTGAAAATGAATTACTGAATGGTATTTATTACATTAATCCTGACGTTGATAATTTAATTGAAACGTCTAACACTTTACGTAAAGACTTAGGTTTAGCACCTATTAAAGACAGAAATCAATTTTTAGTGGAGCGTGTGAAAGCATACTATGGTGATATCCCACCGCTCACATATTTAGAAGAATCATTGTTACAGGACGTTAAAAAGTTAATCCCGAACGATGAGAAAAATGATCAAAATAATACAGGTGAAGCAGCTGATAACACCAGTGGCGCAACGAATAATCAGGAACAAGGCGTACCGGAGCAAAGCCAAAATCCTGATGGTTCATACTACTAA
- a CDS encoding ABC transporter permease, with amino-acid sequence MRAIIEIYKEQITNLPKIFKLAIYNMKSQYANHYLGIFWNILQPVLQVAIYYIVFGLGLRGSNSSIMGVPFIVHLISGLFPWLFISQGINSGASAIQKNIGLLAKMKFPSSIFISIALTNNMLNLMVTTAIVFLISLINGYVPWWHYVWFIYFLIGSFSIIFGISLIMSTMTVIVRDTKNLLQNVIRMLFFMTPVFWVLEEQHGILSKLASLNPFAYLVGVYRTAFVHHQTAVYGTWSDHIYFWVTTFLLILIGSVIHMKFRKRILDYI; translated from the coding sequence ATGAGAGCAATCATAGAGATTTATAAAGAACAAATTACGAATTTACCTAAAATTTTCAAATTAGCGATTTATAACATGAAAAGTCAATATGCCAATCATTATTTAGGTATCTTTTGGAATATTCTGCAGCCGGTTCTCCAAGTGGCCATCTACTACATTGTGTTTGGTTTAGGGTTAAGAGGGAGTAATAGCTCAATTATGGGCGTTCCTTTTATTGTTCATTTAATCTCAGGTTTATTTCCTTGGCTATTTATTTCTCAAGGTATCAATTCCGGTGCGTCAGCGATTCAAAAAAATATTGGCTTGTTAGCAAAGATGAAGTTTCCTTCTTCCATTTTTATATCGATTGCGCTAACAAATAATATGCTTAATTTAATGGTTACAACTGCGATCGTTTTTTTAATTTCATTAATCAATGGTTATGTACCTTGGTGGCATTACGTGTGGTTTATTTATTTCTTGATTGGATCGTTTTCCATCATTTTCGGCATATCTTTAATTATGAGCACCATGACTGTCATTGTGAGAGATACGAAAAATTTGTTGCAAAATGTCATTCGCATGCTCTTCTTTATGACACCGGTATTCTGGGTGTTAGAGGAACAACATGGCATATTATCAAAGTTAGCAAGCTTGAATCCTTTTGCATATCTCGTTGGCGTTTACCGCACCGCATTCGTTCATCATCAAACGGCTGTGTATGGCACTTGGTCTGATCATATTTACTTTTGGGTGACGACTTTTTTACTTATTTTAATAGGTTCAGTCATTCATATGAAATTCAGAAAGAGAATTCTAGATTATATATAG
- a CDS encoding ABC transporter ATP-binding protein translates to MPAPQYNVICENVTKIYDLNRSRADKLLSLFTFGKTYSFKPYYALKDVSFKVERGTSVGIIGLNGSGKSTLSNILGEVVMPTYGEVHTEGKPSLIAIGAGLNPSFTGEENIRYKCLMHGMSTQEINEKFDEIVKFSELDEFIYQPLKSYSSGMKSRLGFSIAIHTDPDILIVDEALSVGDETFSNKCIERMKAFQEQGKTIFFVSHSASQIRKMCDKALWIHYGQMVAYDDVHSVIKRYNALVQKIKHMPKSEQVAYKKKKLKQQQVSDCDVSTISQQQDISLMTQGLIGVTFIGWIAAIYFQLIG, encoded by the coding sequence ATGCCAGCACCACAATATAATGTGATTTGTGAAAATGTCACAAAAATTTATGACTTAAATCGAAGTAGAGCAGACAAATTACTGTCTTTATTCACTTTTGGTAAGACGTATTCATTTAAACCGTATTATGCGTTAAAAGATGTCAGCTTCAAAGTGGAACGAGGCACCTCTGTCGGTATCATTGGATTAAATGGATCAGGGAAATCCACGCTATCGAATATTTTAGGAGAAGTGGTGATGCCGACATACGGTGAAGTTCATACAGAGGGGAAACCTTCACTCATTGCAATAGGCGCAGGTCTCAATCCTTCTTTTACAGGTGAAGAAAATATACGGTACAAATGTTTAATGCATGGAATGTCAACGCAAGAAATCAACGAAAAATTTGATGAAATCGTCAAGTTTAGTGAACTGGATGAGTTTATTTACCAACCCCTTAAATCGTATTCCAGTGGTATGAAATCGAGATTAGGGTTTTCCATTGCGATTCATACAGACCCTGATATTCTCATTGTGGATGAGGCGTTATCAGTGGGTGATGAAACTTTTTCAAATAAATGTATTGAGCGGATGAAAGCCTTTCAAGAGCAAGGAAAAACGATTTTCTTTGTATCTCATTCTGCTAGCCAAATTCGAAAAATGTGTGATAAAGCGCTGTGGATTCATTACGGTCAAATGGTCGCCTATGATGATGTTCATTCAGTGATTAAACGTTATAACGCACTCGTTCAAAAAATTAAACATATGCCTAAATCTGAACAGGTCGCCTATAAGAAAAAGAAATTAAAGCAACAACAAGTCAGTGATTGCGACGTGTCCACAATATCACAACAACAAGATATCTCATTGATGACGCAGGGCCTGATTGGTGTTACTTTCATTGGTTGGATCGCTGCGATATATTTTCAATTAATCGGATAA
- a CDS encoding nucleotide sugar dehydrogenase, with the protein MKLTTVGLGYIGLPTSIMFAKHGVDVIGVDIKEEAVNSLNNGQIHIEEPGLQEAYEEVLATGKFKASQTPAEADAFIIAVPTPNNDDQYESCDISIVMSATKSIIPYLKKGNTVIVESTIAPRTMDDHVKPLLEEHGFTIGEDLYLVHCPERVLPGKILEELVYNNRIIGGVTPACIEAGKRVYSTFVKGEMIETDARTAEMSKLMENTYRDLNIALANELAKISDHLNINVLDVIEMANKHPRVNIHLPGPGVGGHCLAVDPYFIIAKDPENSPLIQTGRQINRSMPAYVVEKTKKILRELNGNKIAVFGLTYKGDVDDIRESPAFDIYELLCQESHLDVVTYDPHVKLDFVEKDIQKAVADASLVLILSDHSEFKQLTDNDFVNMKDKVIFDTKNVIQSQFETVQYYNYGNLYEFDNQKQLI; encoded by the coding sequence GTGAAACTCACAACTGTAGGATTAGGTTACATTGGTTTACCGACGTCAATTATGTTTGCCAAGCATGGTGTAGACGTTATAGGTGTAGATATTAAAGAAGAAGCTGTTAATAGTTTAAACAACGGGCAAATTCACATCGAAGAACCAGGTTTACAAGAAGCCTACGAGGAAGTTTTAGCGACAGGAAAATTCAAAGCGTCACAAACCCCAGCTGAGGCAGATGCATTTATTATTGCAGTGCCCACACCAAATAATGATGATCAATACGAATCTTGTGATATTTCCATCGTCATGAGTGCAACTAAAAGCATTATCCCATATTTAAAAAAGGGGAATACTGTCATTGTTGAATCGACTATTGCACCGAGAACGATGGATGACCATGTGAAACCATTATTAGAAGAACATGGGTTTACGATTGGTGAAGACTTATATCTCGTCCATTGCCCAGAACGTGTGTTACCTGGAAAGATTTTAGAGGAGCTTGTGTACAACAATCGTATTATCGGTGGCGTGACGCCTGCTTGTATCGAAGCGGGTAAACGTGTCTACAGTACATTTGTGAAAGGTGAAATGATTGAAACGGATGCGCGTACAGCTGAAATGAGTAAATTAATGGAAAATACGTATCGTGATTTAAATATTGCTTTAGCGAATGAGTTAGCTAAAATCAGTGACCACTTAAATATTAATGTGTTAGACGTGATTGAAATGGCAAATAAACATCCGCGTGTGAATATCCATTTGCCAGGCCCAGGTGTCGGGGGACATTGTTTAGCTGTAGACCCGTATTTCATTATTGCGAAGGATCCTGAAAATTCTCCATTGATACAAACAGGGCGTCAAATTAATCGTTCCATGCCAGCATATGTCGTGGAAAAAACGAAAAAGATTTTGCGTGAATTAAATGGGAATAAAATTGCAGTATTTGGCTTAACATACAAAGGCGATGTGGATGATATTCGTGAATCACCTGCTTTCGATATTTATGAATTGCTTTGTCAAGAATCGCATCTTGATGTTGTGACATATGATCCGCACGTCAAACTTGATTTTGTAGAGAAAGATATTCAAAAGGCAGTTGCGGATGCTTCTCTCGTTTTAATTTTAAGTGACCATTCTGAATTTAAACAATTGACGGACAACGATTTTGTAAATATGAAAGATAAAGTTATTTTTGATACTAAAAATGTCATTCAAAGCCAATTCGAGACAGTTCAATACTATAACTATGGTAATTTATACGAATTTGATAATCAAAAGCAATTAATTTAA
- a CDS encoding glycosyltransferase family 4 protein produces MKSKKLLMITQNFYPELGSAANRMKMLFKQFTNESVITHVLTTEPSYPNLELYQDQSYFDDEAVNRYENERIIRMHMIFEKQNKNLFVRLMYYIEQYVRVRYYIFKHKHDYDYIYVTSPNIFIAWATLFMKKAKRPDYILEIRDLWPDSVNGIKGINLKLTWPLLKRLEKLMYQRADKIVINHQGFRQHIQQMLNKDKPIEFIPNSVSAEERFIEEKYKDFHVIYTGNIGYAQDVNHLIELFNGLNDNQVHITAIVYGVKAPKFRKAVQHLDYVTLKPAMSRKQCLKEISKHHIALSILNENETFLNVLPGKIVDALGVNTLPVTNIGGKMAEDIHAFQIGFAEKKATPEILLDQILMYRDSPSYFEDQLKNVRQYRQQFLNWETNIKKLMSFLKE; encoded by the coding sequence ATGAAATCGAAAAAACTCTTAATGATTACACAAAACTTTTATCCTGAATTAGGTTCAGCAGCAAACCGAATGAAAATGTTGTTTAAACAATTTACGAACGAAAGTGTCATTACGCATGTATTAACAACAGAACCTTCTTACCCGAACCTTGAACTGTATCAAGATCAAAGTTATTTCGATGATGAAGCGGTGAATCGCTATGAAAATGAGCGAATTATACGCATGCATATGATTTTTGAAAAGCAGAATAAAAACCTCTTTGTGCGGCTAATGTACTATATTGAGCAATATGTGAGGGTACGCTATTACATTTTTAAGCATAAACATGATTATGATTATATTTACGTTACGAGTCCAAATATCTTTATTGCTTGGGCAACTTTGTTTATGAAAAAAGCGAAGAGACCGGATTATATTTTAGAAATACGAGATTTATGGCCTGACAGTGTGAATGGCATAAAAGGGATTAATCTAAAACTGACATGGCCACTACTTAAACGATTAGAGAAGTTAATGTATCAGCGCGCGGATAAAATTGTCATTAATCATCAAGGGTTTCGACAACATATTCAACAAATGTTAAACAAGGATAAGCCCATAGAATTTATTCCTAATTCAGTAAGTGCAGAAGAGCGTTTTATAGAAGAAAAATATAAAGATTTTCATGTCATTTATACTGGGAATATTGGTTACGCACAAGACGTCAATCACTTAATCGAGTTGTTTAATGGTTTGAATGACAATCAGGTGCATATTACAGCCATTGTGTATGGGGTGAAAGCACCAAAATTTCGAAAAGCGGTCCAACATTTAGATTATGTCACACTTAAACCTGCCATGAGTCGTAAACAATGTCTCAAAGAAATTTCTAAACATCACATTGCGCTATCGATTTTAAATGAAAATGAGACGTTTTTAAATGTCTTGCCTGGAAAGATTGTTGATGCATTAGGGGTGAACACACTTCCTGTCACCAATATAGGTGGAAAAATGGCTGAAGATATTCATGCTTTTCAAATCGGTTTTGCGGAAAAGAAAGCAACGCCTGAAATATTATTAGACCAAATTTTAATGTATAGAGACTCCCCCTCATATTTTGAAGACCAATTAAAAAACGTCCGTCAATATCGTCAACAATTTTTAAACTGGGAAACGAATATTAAAAAATTAATGAGCTTCCTTAAGGAGTGA
- a CDS encoding phospho-sugar mutase, producing the protein MKAQWMSKLDESLVREFYEGQTEEERQAGFEDVLTFGTAGIRSTFGIGPGRLNKFTVRKVALGLAQYLNAKQSDATVVIHFDTRFLSEDFGREIARVLATEGVKVVLADSYKSTPELSFAVRHLQATAGVMITASHNPSNYNGIKIYGPDGGQLLPAASEDLSQYINAIESPLDITANDFEALRDAGMILPLADEVTEAYKAGVKALVGPIESQGEKVVLTSLHGTSLPLGATLLTELGFEDFVIETTQSQPDGRFPTVKSANPEEAAAFEYGIRLAEQEDASLIIATDPDADRFGFVERYEDGTTRYFNGNEIGLILMKLRYQELQPTGDAFYIIKSIVTGALSEAFAKALNIEVVNVLTGFKYISEQLQQRETDDAQLVLAFEESHGYLAKDLSRDKDAIQFIPLLVKYKQMLTQNGLTFKEVLEDIYAQIGRYDDLTLSPTYAGQQGRQKIDQLMTHFRNDTSDTLLGLNIVTKEDYLAQQTTHLADGTTTVIDLPQADVIRYTFEEGFIALRPSGTEPKIKVYFSLNVDDFEGLVEAFKSTYLSE; encoded by the coding sequence TTGAAAGCACAATGGATGTCAAAACTAGATGAAAGTTTAGTACGCGAATTTTATGAAGGACAAACCGAAGAAGAACGACAAGCAGGCTTTGAAGATGTACTTACATTTGGGACTGCAGGAATTCGAAGTACTTTTGGCATTGGACCTGGACGTTTAAATAAATTTACAGTTCGTAAAGTTGCGCTTGGTCTAGCACAATATTTAAACGCGAAACAATCAGATGCGACGGTGGTCATTCATTTTGATACACGCTTTTTATCTGAAGATTTTGGACGTGAAATTGCACGTGTGTTAGCGACTGAAGGTGTCAAAGTAGTACTGGCTGACAGTTATAAATCAACGCCGGAGCTGTCTTTTGCGGTACGTCATTTACAAGCGACAGCAGGTGTGATGATTACAGCAAGCCATAACCCAAGCAATTACAATGGCATTAAAATTTATGGTCCAGATGGTGGTCAATTGTTGCCAGCTGCTTCAGAAGATTTAAGCCAATATATTAATGCGATTGAATCACCATTAGACATTACGGCAAATGATTTCGAAGCTTTACGTGATGCCGGCATGATTTTACCATTAGCGGATGAAGTCACTGAAGCGTATAAAGCGGGCGTTAAAGCATTAGTAGGTCCAATTGAATCACAAGGCGAAAAAGTCGTACTAACAAGTCTTCACGGCACAAGCCTACCATTAGGTGCGACATTATTAACGGAGCTTGGCTTTGAAGATTTTGTCATTGAAACAACACAATCACAACCAGACGGACGTTTCCCGACAGTTAAAAGTGCGAATCCAGAAGAAGCAGCGGCATTTGAGTATGGCATACGCCTTGCTGAACAAGAAGACGCATCATTAATCATTGCGACTGACCCAGATGCTGACCGTTTCGGCTTTGTTGAAAGATATGAAGATGGGACAACACGTTATTTCAATGGTAACGAAATCGGCTTAATTTTGATGAAATTGCGCTATCAAGAACTCCAACCGACTGGTGATGCATTTTATATTATCAAATCGATTGTGACAGGTGCTTTAAGTGAAGCATTTGCGAAAGCTTTAAATATCGAAGTGGTCAACGTTTTAACAGGCTTTAAATATATTTCTGAACAACTGCAACAACGCGAAACAGATGACGCACAACTCGTTTTAGCATTTGAAGAAAGTCACGGTTACCTTGCGAAAGATTTATCACGCGACAAAGATGCCATTCAGTTTATTCCGTTATTAGTGAAATATAAGCAAATGTTAACGCAAAATGGTTTAACGTTTAAAGAAGTGTTAGAGGATATTTATGCACAAATTGGTCGTTATGATGATCTGACACTTTCACCGACGTACGCGGGTCAACAAGGCAGACAGAAAATTGATCAGCTTATGACGCACTTTAGAAATGATACGAGCGATACGTTACTTGGTTTAAACATTGTGACGAAAGAGGATTATTTAGCACAACAAACGACGCATTTGGCAGATGGTACGACGACTGTGATTGATTTACCACAGGCTGATGTGATTCGTTATACATTTGAAGAGGGCTTTATTGCTTTGAGACCGTCTGGTACGGAGCCGAAGATTAAAGTGTACTTCTCGTTGAATGTGGATGATTTTGAAGGTCTAGTTGAGGCATTTAAGTCGACGTATTTAAGTGAGTAA
- a CDS encoding glycosyltransferase: MANQPQTKKNQLREAIDLLNTDYLLGLNRLEETLNSSDVAMYLKLLEKNGKLNFMHQFKDELNKEKASNGSRILKKAQYQIGMIADEFLYNSFKDTADVTFIPSDAEIEKMQFDFVIVATTWRGIDASWQGVASPKSRMRAHLMQLLDELIERQIPLVFYSKEDPVNFHLFKDIARKCDYIFTTAQEMVQDYIEYTNNKNVKVLQFGVNPHYHNPIGTRTNEAANNKDNVIFAGSWTKKYPQRNKDLARMFDGLSLSGNDLTIFDRNLHLERERYLFPSKYIPYLTGPLSHDELMKVHKIFRWALNVNSVKYSDTMFANRVFELQAFGNLMISNYSVGVNNQFPNVFMVNDESDVGPILNRYSEHELRAFQAKNIRNVMLEHTTYHRINEIANFMGLTSTAVQPVIGVVVRERTETLVEMFQRQMNVKKILLTEQEFNDRIHELDFVTFFDDHYIYEEYYLADLLSAFYYTDVDFVQKTLNTNVQVHDYVESYDDKYLTLFDAQAYQSEAFKLGYTLDDAEIFDNEKQILSQNDLVSVIVPIHNNGRYLEDKCMRSLRRSSMFDRFEIIFVDDGSTDEETRHVIQRLRRKYPNIVYYRFESGSGSASRPRNKGVELATTPYITYLDPDNEAIGDGYAQLYEKLKENPSIDMVVGNIIKEDNRKRSVFNYYGTIKKYNHDEPLITNTKKFLKTAGLRAQSIQALMIKAEVIKNNRIKMVEGAAGQDTVFFQELMLYSKKVLGIKALIHMYYAAVSGSVTNSTSKKLFDKYYKLELERIPFLEQHQLMDAYMQQRFNLYVKGWYRPRLDIVKAEERQAAIQRFLEIYQLYEKYDRPQDIELDDYIKALKKEVQQR; the protein is encoded by the coding sequence ATGGCAAATCAACCTCAAACTAAAAAGAATCAACTAAGGGAAGCGATTGATTTACTGAATACAGATTATCTACTTGGTTTGAATCGATTGGAAGAGACTTTAAATTCAAGTGATGTGGCGATGTATTTAAAGTTACTAGAAAAAAATGGCAAACTGAACTTTATGCATCAATTTAAGGATGAGTTAAATAAAGAAAAAGCGAGTAATGGTTCTCGTATTTTGAAAAAAGCGCAGTATCAAATTGGTATGATTGCAGATGAGTTTTTATACAATTCATTTAAAGATACAGCGGATGTTACTTTTATTCCGAGTGATGCTGAAATTGAAAAGATGCAGTTTGACTTTGTCATCGTGGCGACAACATGGCGAGGGATAGATGCATCATGGCAAGGTGTCGCTAGCCCTAAAAGTAGAATGCGCGCACATCTCATGCAGTTACTTGATGAACTTATTGAACGTCAAATTCCGTTAGTCTTTTATTCTAAAGAAGATCCTGTTAACTTCCATTTATTTAAAGATATTGCACGAAAATGTGATTATATTTTTACGACTGCACAAGAAATGGTTCAAGATTATATCGAATACACGAATAATAAAAATGTGAAAGTTTTACAGTTTGGGGTGAACCCACATTATCATAACCCAATTGGAACGAGAACGAATGAAGCGGCAAACAATAAAGATAACGTCATTTTCGCTGGTAGTTGGACTAAAAAATATCCACAAAGAAATAAAGATTTAGCACGTATGTTTGATGGTTTAAGTTTAAGTGGCAACGATTTAACGATTTTTGATCGTAATTTACACCTTGAAAGAGAACGCTATTTATTCCCTAGCAAGTATATACCTTATCTGACGGGTCCGTTAAGCCATGATGAACTGATGAAAGTACATAAGATTTTTAGATGGGCACTCAATGTGAATTCAGTCAAATATTCAGACACGATGTTTGCCAATCGTGTGTTTGAATTACAAGCATTCGGTAATTTGATGATTTCTAATTATTCAGTTGGTGTGAACAATCAATTTCCTAATGTGTTTATGGTGAATGATGAATCGGATGTCGGTCCTATTTTAAATCGGTATTCGGAGCACGAGTTGAGAGCCTTTCAAGCGAAGAATATAAGGAATGTGATGTTAGAACATACGACGTATCACCGCATCAATGAAATTGCGAACTTTATGGGATTAACGAGCACTGCCGTCCAACCGGTCATAGGTGTCGTTGTGCGAGAAAGAACAGAAACTTTAGTAGAGATGTTTCAACGTCAAATGAATGTGAAGAAAATTTTATTAACCGAACAAGAATTCAACGACCGCATACATGAATTAGATTTCGTGACATTTTTTGATGACCATTACATTTATGAAGAATATTATTTAGCTGATTTACTCAGTGCATTTTATTATACCGATGTCGATTTCGTACAAAAAACTTTAAACACAAACGTCCAAGTACATGACTATGTTGAATCGTATGATGATAAATATTTAACGCTCTTTGACGCACAAGCTTATCAATCTGAAGCGTTCAAATTAGGGTACACGTTAGATGATGCTGAAATCTTTGACAATGAAAAACAAATTTTAAGTCAAAATGATTTAGTTAGTGTGATTGTTCCGATTCATAATAATGGACGTTATTTAGAAGATAAATGTATGCGCAGTTTGAGACGTTCTTCAATGTTTGACCGCTTCGAAATCATTTTTGTGGACGACGGTTCTACAGATGAAGAAACACGTCATGTTATACAAAGATTAAGACGAAAATATCCTAATATTGTCTATTATCGATTTGAATCAGGTTCAGGTAGTGCCTCCAGACCACGTAATAAAGGCGTCGAACTGGCAACAACACCATATATTACGTATTTAGACCCTGACAATGAAGCGATAGGGGATGGCTATGCCCAACTGTATGAAAAATTAAAGGAAAATCCTTCTATCGATATGGTAGTCGGCAACATTATTAAAGAAGACAATCGTAAAAGGTCTGTGTTTAATTATTACGGCACGATTAAAAAATATAACCATGATGAACCTTTGATTACCAATACGAAAAAGTTTCTTAAAACGGCAGGCTTACGTGCGCAAAGCATTCAAGCACTAATGATTAAAGCAGAAGTGATTAAGAACAATCGTATCAAAATGGTGGAAGGTGCTGCCGGGCAAGATACCGTCTTTTTTCAAGAGCTGATGTTATATTCTAAAAAAGTGTTAGGTATTAAAGCACTCATTCATATGTATTATGCAGCAGTTAGTGGATCAGTCACGAACTCGACTTCAAAAAAATTATTTGATAAGTACTATAAACTCGAACTAGAACGTATTCCTTTTTTAGAGCAACATCAACTTATGGATGCCTATATGCAACAGCGCTTTAATTTGTACGTGAAAGGTTGGTACAGACCTCGACTAGATATCGTGAAAGCGGAAGAACGACAAGCTGCCATTCAACGATTTTTAGAGATATATCAGCTTTACGAAAAATATGACCGACCACAAGATATTGAATTAGATGATTACATTAAGGCGTTAAAAAAAGAAGTGCAACAGCGATAA
- a CDS encoding SH3 domain-containing protein, whose product MKRRSKAFKRNVKVSMTTFLILGGFTFANAYNVEDDYFKNFLLKHKKIVAAFNLINVFNNQSAYAETTYKLNWSQKNATQYIQQHIGVGIDFDGDYGYQCMDLIVDYMYQLSNGNVRLNGNAYQAKNNDLGNYAKVYSKKSGFVPKTGDIVVWSPKAWNGHYGHIGIVKEASSKHFTTLEQNTKGNLSFGGVGALVKHQYKGVAYFIRPHFSNKNQPPPSSYSDTPLNSNAVVSGWMKTKSGMTYRHENGQYTVARNNGLTVYSTPSINGKVTTNLKAATTLNYDYKYVNDGYVWVSFMKNHQRYYIQTGYSDGNRGYKIDSEPFGAFTKVNFAEPSYSDVLYNSNAITSKWQKTKLGITMRYENGRFKVTKDKGVAIYKQPNNDEKQFTTLKKDQHLIYDYKYIHDGYVWLGFEKNGKRYYAQVGYSDGKYGFKPKTQPFGKFD is encoded by the coding sequence ATGAAACGTCGCTCAAAAGCATTCAAACGTAATGTAAAAGTAAGTATGACGACATTTCTGATTTTAGGAGGATTTACTTTTGCAAATGCTTACAACGTTGAAGATGACTATTTTAAAAACTTCTTATTAAAACACAAAAAAATCGTTGCAGCTTTCAATTTAATAAACGTATTTAACAATCAAAGCGCTTATGCTGAAACGACGTATAAACTTAATTGGTCACAAAAAAATGCAACACAATATATACAACAACATATCGGAGTTGGTATCGATTTTGATGGTGATTACGGTTATCAATGCATGGACTTAATTGTGGATTATATGTATCAATTATCCAATGGCAATGTCCGCTTAAACGGCAATGCCTATCAAGCGAAGAATAACGACTTGGGCAACTATGCAAAAGTGTATTCAAAAAAATCTGGTTTTGTACCAAAGACTGGGGACATTGTCGTTTGGTCTCCAAAAGCATGGAATGGACATTATGGTCACATTGGTATTGTGAAAGAAGCCTCTTCTAAACACTTTACGACTTTAGAACAGAATACGAAAGGTAACTTATCATTTGGCGGCGTGGGGGCGTTAGTGAAACATCAATATAAAGGTGTCGCTTATTTTATCAGGCCTCACTTTTCAAATAAAAATCAGCCACCACCATCTTCCTATTCCGATACACCTTTAAATTCAAATGCCGTTGTCAGTGGTTGGATGAAAACGAAAAGTGGCATGACCTATAGACATGAAAACGGACAATATACTGTAGCGAGAAACAATGGATTAACAGTGTACAGTACGCCTAGCATTAACGGGAAAGTGACCACGAATTTGAAGGCTGCTACAACACTCAATTATGATTATAAATATGTAAACGATGGCTACGTATGGGTCAGTTTTATGAAAAATCATCAACGTTATTATATTCAAACCGGTTACAGTGATGGGAACAGAGGCTACAAAATCGATAGCGAGCCGTTCGGTGCTTTTACTAAAGTGAACTTTGCTGAACCAAGCTATTCAGACGTTCTTTATAATAGTAATGCAATCACAAGCAAATGGCAGAAAACAAAATTAGGTATCACCATGCGTTACGAAAATGGCAGATTTAAAGTCACTAAAGATAAAGGTGTGGCAATATACAAGCAACCGAACAATGATGAAAAACAGTTCACTACATTGAAGAAGGATCAACATTTAATCTACGACTACAAATATATTCATGATGGTTACGTATGGCTTGGTTTTGAAAAAAATGGCAAAAGGTATTATGCACAAGTCGGTTATAGTGATGGCAAATACGGATTCAAGCCAAAAACACAACCATTTGGAAAATTTGATTAG